A stretch of the Saprospiraceae bacterium genome encodes the following:
- a CDS encoding MBL fold metallo-hydrolase yields the protein MKLKFCGASREVTGSCHLLTLDNGFKILLDCGMFQGRREDDDTINATWPFQPAEIDLLILSHAHIDHCGRIPKLVKDGFRGNIYCTHATRDLASIMLMDTAHIQERDAEFDNKHLERKKQRNPNFKYTKVKPIYNAADVAQAMKLFVSVSYDRWIDLVKGVKLIFTDAGHILGSASVNLVINTGGDEMRLAFTGDIGRPNRPILRDPQDMWPADVIISESTYGDKLHLEKPAEKARFLEIVNQTCFQRRGKVIIPAFSLGRTQELVFILDQLVNEGSLGNLPVYVDSPLAVNATDIFKAHSECFDDELHRYIVKDPDPFGFKRLSYIVDVRESKKLNSSKEPAIIISAAGMLNAGRIQHHVYNNIENPNNTILLVGYCAPYTPGGQLQRGATEIKLLGDVKQVNAQIEIMDSFSAHGDQKEMSDFLSNQNSTCKKLFLVHGEYETQQAYKNYLHTKGFNSIEIPELKQEFVV from the coding sequence ATGAAATTAAAATTTTGCGGTGCATCCAGGGAAGTTACCGGCTCCTGTCATTTACTTACCTTAGACAATGGGTTTAAAATCTTATTGGATTGTGGAATGTTTCAGGGAAGGCGTGAAGACGATGATACAATCAATGCCACCTGGCCTTTTCAACCAGCAGAAATTGATTTATTGATTTTATCACATGCGCACATAGATCATTGTGGCCGTATTCCAAAACTTGTAAAAGATGGTTTTCGGGGAAACATATATTGTACGCATGCGACACGGGATCTCGCTTCTATCATGTTGATGGATACGGCACATATTCAGGAACGCGATGCCGAGTTTGACAACAAACATCTTGAACGAAAAAAACAACGCAATCCAAATTTCAAGTATACAAAAGTTAAACCCATTTACAATGCCGCCGATGTTGCACAAGCCATGAAACTTTTTGTTTCAGTGTCTTACGACCGCTGGATTGACTTGGTGAAAGGTGTAAAACTTATTTTTACAGATGCAGGTCATATTTTAGGATCTGCCAGCGTAAATCTGGTAATCAATACCGGAGGAGATGAGATGCGACTTGCATTTACCGGAGATATTGGAAGACCCAACCGACCCATATTACGGGATCCTCAGGATATGTGGCCTGCGGATGTCATTATTTCAGAATCTACCTATGGGGATAAATTGCATTTAGAAAAACCAGCAGAAAAAGCACGTTTTTTAGAAATTGTAAATCAAACTTGTTTTCAACGTCGTGGAAAAGTAATCATTCCTGCATTTAGTTTAGGTAGAACCCAAGAGCTGGTTTTTATTTTAGATCAACTGGTTAATGAAGGCAGCTTAGGCAATCTACCGGTTTATGTTGACAGTCCGTTAGCGGTAAATGCTACCGATATCTTTAAAGCACATTCAGAATGTTTTGACGATGAATTGCATCGTTACATTGTAAAAGATCCGGATCCATTTGGATTTAAACGACTGAGTTATATTGTAGATGTTCGCGAATCAAAAAAACTAAACAGCAGTAAAGAACCTGCCATTATTATTTCGGCTGCAGGCATGTTAAATGCAGGTCGTATCCAGCATCACGTGTACAACAACATTGAAAATCCAAACAACACCATTTTATTGGTTGGCTACTGTGCTCCATATACTCCCGGCGGACAATTGCAACGCGGCGCAACTGAAATCAAGTTATTAGGAGATGTCAAACAAGTAAATGCACAAATTGAAATCATGGATTCATTTTCTGCACATGGAGACCAAAAAGAAATGAGTGATTTTCTAAGCAATCAAAACAGTACTTGCAAAAAATTATTTTTGGTACATGGTGAATATGAAACACAACAAGCATATAAAAACTATTTGCATACTAAAGGATTTAATTCCATCGAGATTCCAGAATTAAAACAAGAATTTGTTGTTTAG
- a CDS encoding glycoside hydrolase family 16 protein, which translates to MIHQVFTCCQNKLSLKNIVFVFCLLVQFELSAQVKAVFEITNESNRLDTPKSWKLVWHDEFDGNQLDVSKWFSYYPYTASGLDTCPACRTLGGDLVLMDSNLVISNGTLKIIGKKQKSSWYGKEYPYTSGNLFSKQGFLYGRFEIRCKLPSGYGMWPAFWTLGEGVLEEIDVFEINGRYMRQFQTNYHHCYEAHNNCQDPKWHLSPALHEGFNVFAIEWDPFFIRWYVNNKLVRTLAGYESSSSNRRIKSYKLKPGIYNQVEHFPKTKARIIAGLGIDSNKHGKLLKSKLFPAVFEIDYIRIYETQAKE; encoded by the coding sequence ATGATTCACCAAGTATTTACTTGTTGTCAAAATAAGTTGAGTTTGAAAAATATAGTTTTTGTTTTTTGCCTGTTGGTACAATTCGAATTGTCAGCTCAGGTAAAAGCAGTATTTGAAATTACCAACGAATCCAATAGACTGGATACACCCAAATCCTGGAAACTCGTTTGGCATGATGAGTTTGATGGAAATCAACTGGATGTCAGTAAATGGTTTAGTTATTATCCGTACACTGCCTCCGGATTGGATACCTGCCCTGCCTGCCGGACCCTGGGAGGTGATTTGGTATTAATGGACAGCAACCTGGTGATTTCAAATGGTACTTTAAAAATTATTGGAAAAAAACAGAAGTCCAGTTGGTATGGAAAAGAGTATCCTTACACTTCCGGAAATTTATTTTCAAAACAAGGATTTTTATACGGCCGATTTGAAATTCGTTGCAAATTGCCCTCCGGATACGGGATGTGGCCTGCGTTTTGGACTCTTGGAGAAGGCGTATTGGAAGAAATTGATGTGTTTGAAATTAATGGACGGTATATGAGACAATTTCAAACCAACTACCATCATTGTTATGAAGCACACAACAATTGTCAGGATCCGAAATGGCATTTAAGTCCGGCATTGCATGAAGGGTTTAATGTATTTGCCATTGAATGGGATCCGTTTTTTATCAGATGGTATGTCAATAATAAATTGGTACGGACGCTTGCTGGATATGAATCCAGTTCATCGAATCGAAGGATTAAATCCTACAAATTAAAACCAGGGATTTACAATCAAGTGGAACATTTTCCTAAAACAAAAGCGCGCATCATTGCAGGTTTGGGGATTGATTCCAATAAGCATGGGAAATTATTAAAATCAAAATTGTTTCCAGCTGTGTTTGAAATTGACTATATCCGGATTTATGAAACTCAGGCAAAAGAATAA
- a CDS encoding segregation/condensation protein A yields MNTYTIKLQQFEGPFDLLLFFIERDELDIYDIPIAKITEDFLAYVRHIESLNLDLASEFILVAATLIRIKAKMLLPRKELDENNQEIDPRKELVQRLLEYKSVREVIDEMSKMEDDRYFRVPRGNMKKEFESLASKALVDAEWETLNLFNLMKVFQKVMQRFEEGPKTVVHKIYNYKFEIVDEQEKVIHKIHLSGKVNFENLFEECENRIHAIIVFLGILELVNLQRIHILKGETINQFWLMEKPEEEEGLEEE; encoded by the coding sequence ATGAATACGTATACCATTAAGTTACAGCAGTTTGAAGGTCCCTTTGACCTGCTTTTATTTTTTATCGAACGAGATGAACTTGATATTTACGATATACCCATTGCTAAAATCACCGAAGATTTTTTAGCCTACGTCCGGCACATTGAGTCCCTGAATTTAGATTTGGCCAGTGAGTTTATTTTGGTTGCAGCAACTTTAATTCGGATTAAAGCAAAAATGCTCCTTCCCCGTAAAGAGCTGGATGAAAACAACCAGGAAATTGACCCAAGAAAAGAATTGGTCCAAAGACTTTTGGAATATAAATCGGTCCGTGAAGTGATTGATGAAATGAGCAAGATGGAGGACGATCGTTATTTCCGAGTTCCGCGTGGAAATATGAAAAAGGAATTTGAAAGTCTTGCAAGCAAAGCTTTAGTTGATGCGGAATGGGAGACGCTGAATCTTTTTAACCTGATGAAAGTATTTCAAAAGGTCATGCAGCGCTTTGAAGAAGGTCCAAAAACAGTAGTACATAAAATCTATAATTACAAATTTGAAATTGTAGACGAACAAGAAAAAGTCATTCACAAAATCCATCTCAGTGGAAAAGTAAATTTTGAAAACCTGTTTGAGGAATGTGAAAACCGCATCCATGCCATCATCGTTTTTTTAGGCATCCTCGAGTTGGTCAATCTTCAACGCATTCACATTTTAAAAGGCGAAACCATTAATCAATTTTGGTTGATGGAAAAACCAGAAGAAGAAGAAGGACTGGAAGAAGAATAG
- a CDS encoding glutamate--tRNA ligase, with amino-acid sequence MPRPVRLRFAPSPTGPLHIGGIRTALYNYLFAKQQGGTFILRVEDTDQGRYVEGAESYIIECLKWVGLIPDEGPGFGGEFGPYRQSERKELYWKHAQQLIASGKAYFAFDTETELNELRASNGGNQKYDFNTRSKMRNSLTLSEEDCKQELANNTPYVIRLKVPANEDVLIQDLVRGSVRFHTVDLDDKVLIKSDGMPTYHMANVVDDYLMQITHVIRGEEWLSSTAHHVLLYQSFGWTDRMPEFAHLPLILKPTGNGKLSKRDGAQFGFPVFPIDWKTAEGETYQGFREYGFEPDALLNFLAFLGWNDGTDKEIFTLDEMIQAFSIDKIVKSGARFDFEKGKWFNQQYMHRISDEACVHRILHDYKMQGQSISIDEANTICKLYKDRIHFFKDFYEQSHPFFKEQLVYDSQFIQSKLKPESSSILIKVIGFLENQINWQAEPIESELKEFIKNQQIKAGELFPLLRVCMTGIPTGPDVFKMIAFQGKTKLIQKINLFIKQMPINQSI; translated from the coding sequence ATGCCTAGACCTGTCCGATTACGATTTGCTCCCAGTCCAACCGGACCGCTTCATATTGGCGGAATCCGAACCGCTTTGTACAATTATTTGTTTGCAAAACAACAGGGCGGGACATTTATTCTACGGGTTGAAGACACCGATCAAGGGAGATATGTTGAAGGAGCCGAATCCTATATCATCGAATGCCTTAAATGGGTAGGCTTGATTCCGGATGAAGGTCCGGGTTTTGGAGGTGAATTTGGGCCATACCGCCAATCAGAGCGTAAGGAGCTTTATTGGAAACATGCACAACAGCTCATTGCCTCAGGGAAAGCCTACTTTGCATTTGATACAGAAACCGAATTAAATGAACTCAGAGCATCCAACGGGGGAAATCAAAAATATGATTTTAATACCCGCTCTAAAATGCGAAATTCATTAACGCTATCAGAGGAAGATTGTAAACAGGAACTGGCAAACAATACTCCATATGTCATCCGTTTAAAAGTACCAGCCAATGAAGATGTACTGATTCAGGATCTGGTGAGGGGTTCCGTAAGATTTCATACGGTGGATCTGGATGATAAGGTGCTTATAAAATCAGACGGCATGCCAACCTATCATATGGCCAATGTAGTAGACGATTATTTAATGCAAATCACACACGTAATTCGAGGTGAAGAATGGTTGTCTTCAACAGCACATCACGTGTTGTTGTATCAGTCATTTGGATGGACCGACCGGATGCCTGAATTTGCGCATCTGCCATTGATTTTAAAACCAACGGGTAATGGCAAACTTTCGAAACGGGATGGTGCTCAATTTGGTTTTCCGGTATTTCCCATCGATTGGAAAACAGCTGAAGGCGAAACCTATCAAGGGTTTCGTGAATATGGATTCGAACCAGATGCTTTACTCAATTTTTTAGCCTTTCTAGGTTGGAATGATGGAACGGATAAAGAAATTTTTACGCTTGACGAAATGATTCAAGCATTTTCAATTGATAAGATTGTAAAATCCGGGGCGCGTTTTGATTTTGAAAAAGGCAAATGGTTTAATCAACAATACATGCATCGAATAAGTGATGAAGCATGTGTCCATCGAATTCTTCATGATTATAAAATGCAGGGGCAATCAATATCAATTGACGAAGCGAATACAATTTGTAAATTGTACAAAGACAGGATCCATTTTTTTAAAGATTTTTATGAACAATCCCATCCATTTTTCAAAGAACAACTTGTGTATGATTCACAATTTATACAAAGCAAACTAAAACCGGAATCTTCAAGTATACTTATCAAGGTAATTGGCTTTTTAGAAAATCAAATCAATTGGCAAGCTGAACCGATTGAATCTGAATTGAAGGAATTTATTAAAAACCAACAGATCAAAGCCGGAGAATTATTTCCATTATTGCGGGTATGCATGACCGGAATACCAACCGGACCGGATGTATTTAAAATGATTGCCTTTCAGGGAAAAACTAAATTAATTCAAAAAATAAATTTGTTTATTAAACAAATGCCCATTAATCAAAGCATATGA
- a CDS encoding SAM-dependent methyltransferase, giving the protein MSVVGLHLIPVPIAGGNLNSLSESSLEAARSLRHFVVERAKTARAYLKLIEHPTPINLIEIFEIPPKDESLFYQDMLNLLKNGTPLGMVSEAGMPCIADPGFLLVSKAHQNGIPVFPYPGPNSILMALMASGFNGQEFHFHGYLPAKKEELRHKLIWILNEIRKSHATHIFMETPYRNKQILELILTHIPSDMKLCIASNLTGPDQVIESRLIKKWNLQDLVKYYDSPSIYLLSK; this is encoded by the coding sequence ATGTCAGTAGTAGGTTTGCATTTAATTCCGGTTCCCATTGCCGGAGGAAATTTAAATTCTTTGAGTGAATCCTCCCTGGAAGCAGCCAGATCTTTACGACATTTTGTGGTTGAGCGGGCTAAGACTGCCAGAGCCTATCTTAAATTAATTGAGCACCCAACGCCCATCAATCTCATCGAGATTTTTGAAATTCCTCCAAAAGACGAATCCTTGTTTTATCAAGACATGCTGAATTTGCTTAAAAACGGGACACCTTTGGGGATGGTTTCAGAAGCTGGCATGCCCTGTATCGCCGATCCTGGATTTCTTTTGGTTTCAAAAGCCCATCAGAATGGAATTCCAGTTTTTCCTTATCCGGGACCCAATTCCATATTAATGGCTTTGATGGCCAGTGGATTTAACGGACAAGAATTTCATTTTCATGGCTACCTGCCAGCTAAAAAAGAAGAATTAAGACACAAATTGATTTGGATTTTGAATGAAATCCGTAAATCCCATGCAACGCATATTTTTATGGAGACTCCTTATCGCAACAAACAAATTCTTGAATTGATTCTGACGCACATTCCATCGGATATGAAACTTTGCATTGCATCCAATTTAACCGGTCCGGATCAAGTCATTGAATCCCGTTTAATTAAGAAATGGAATCTTCAAGATCTGGTAAAATATTATGATTCACCAAGTATTTACTTGTTGTCAAAATAA
- a CDS encoding polysaccharide deacetylase family protein, with the protein MYLSFTPRFLQSMFSELLWRVESQRPELFLTFDDGPIPDVTPWVLDRLEEFDAKASFFCVGQNIERFPGIFNQIIEQGHTIGNHTFNHLSGWCTDNPTYFHNVQKGAKISGSNLFRPPYGRLRPSQTRFLKRHYQIVMWDVLSGDFDPNLSADACFSNVIKNTQPGSIIVFHDSLKSAKKLYEVLPRILEYYSLLGYQFKALNPQGVHSYSDKEHYSFA; encoded by the coding sequence ATGTATCTGAGTTTTACACCTCGATTTTTGCAGAGCATGTTTTCAGAGCTTCTGTGGCGGGTTGAAAGCCAAAGGCCCGAGCTATTCCTTACATTTGATGATGGTCCGATCCCTGATGTAACTCCCTGGGTACTTGATCGATTGGAAGAATTTGATGCCAAAGCCAGCTTTTTTTGTGTCGGACAAAACATCGAACGGTTTCCAGGAATATTTAATCAGATCATAGAGCAAGGCCACACCATAGGTAACCATACCTTCAACCATTTATCAGGTTGGTGTACCGACAATCCTACGTATTTTCATAATGTACAGAAAGGAGCCAAAATCAGTGGATCGAATTTATTTCGTCCGCCTTATGGGCGATTGCGACCTTCTCAAACCAGATTTTTAAAACGGCATTATCAAATAGTAATGTGGGATGTATTGAGTGGAGACTTTGATCCCAATCTAAGTGCAGATGCCTGTTTTAGTAATGTTATTAAAAATACACAACCAGGATCCATCATTGTATTTCATGACTCATTGAAGTCAGCGAAAAAATTGTACGAAGTCTTGCCCAGAATTTTAGAATACTACAGTTTGTTGGGCTATCAATTTAAAGCTTTGAATCCTCAAGGAGTGCACAGCTATTCAGACAAAGAGCATTATTCTTTTGCCTGA
- a CDS encoding FAD-binding oxidoreductase, whose amino-acid sequence MPHLSYWENSFYFKNTDVVIIGGGIVGLSTGISLLEKQAHLRVLIIEQNYLPLGASTKNAGFACFGSPSELLDDLSKSNAEQVFQLFNRRFQGIQKLIQRTGPTALDLKPYGGYELIHPELSRIQVGQKELDYLNQEIEHQTGLKSYYRFKNEDLEPWGFNRFTSLIANEHESCINPMWMIHTLQELFRSKGGKLIHGIGIKSWQNREEDVEIELEDTFRFHAKQLLFCVNGFAKRFFPELEVNPARNSVLLIEAEKMIPFRGCFHINCGYVYFRELDGKLLIGGGRNLDFKTESTDAFGINETIKMYLIDLVRQYILPGQKLNVVEQWSGILGLGEVKKPIIKQLSQNIYVAVRLGGMGVAIGSLVGEEAADLLLKNEAFA is encoded by the coding sequence ATGCCTCATTTAAGTTATTGGGAAAATTCGTTTTACTTTAAAAATACTGATGTCGTTATCATTGGTGGTGGTATTGTTGGCTTGAGTACAGGGATTTCACTTTTAGAAAAACAAGCGCATTTGCGGGTTTTAATTATTGAGCAAAACTACCTGCCTTTAGGTGCAAGTACAAAAAATGCTGGTTTTGCCTGTTTTGGCAGTCCTTCTGAACTTTTGGACGATTTAAGTAAATCCAATGCTGAACAGGTATTCCAACTATTTAACAGGCGTTTTCAAGGCATTCAAAAGCTCATCCAACGGACCGGACCGACTGCGCTGGATCTGAAACCCTATGGAGGTTACGAATTAATCCATCCTGAATTGAGCCGGATCCAGGTGGGTCAAAAAGAATTAGACTATTTAAATCAGGAAATTGAACATCAAACCGGACTAAAATCCTATTACCGGTTTAAAAACGAGGACCTGGAACCCTGGGGATTCAATCGATTTACATCCCTGATTGCAAATGAACATGAATCTTGCATCAATCCCATGTGGATGATTCATACCCTCCAGGAGCTATTTCGATCGAAAGGAGGCAAATTAATTCATGGAATTGGCATCAAGTCATGGCAAAACCGGGAAGAAGATGTTGAAATCGAATTGGAAGACACCTTCCGATTTCATGCGAAACAATTGCTTTTTTGCGTTAATGGTTTTGCAAAACGATTTTTTCCGGAACTGGAAGTAAATCCGGCCAGAAATTCAGTCTTGCTTATAGAAGCTGAAAAAATGATTCCATTCAGAGGGTGTTTTCACATAAATTGCGGATATGTCTATTTCCGCGAATTAGATGGAAAGCTCTTAATTGGAGGGGGTCGTAATTTGGATTTTAAAACAGAATCCACCGATGCTTTTGGAATTAATGAAACAATTAAAATGTATCTTATTGATTTAGTAAGACAGTACATTCTTCCCGGTCAAAAATTGAACGTAGTTGAACAATGGTCTGGAATACTGGGTTTAGGAGAAGTAAAAAAGCCAATTATCAAACAACTATCTCAAAATATCTATGTGGCTGTTCGACTAGGCGGAATGGGTGTAGCAATCGGTAGCCTGGTTGGTGAAGAAGCTGCAGACTTACTGCTCAAAAATGAAGCATTCGCATGA
- a CDS encoding TIGR04282 family arsenosugar biosynthesis glycosyltransferase: MSGPAALIVFIKNPVLGRVKTRIAATAGEVPALQIYQQLLEITRKQCADYLGTKYLFYSDFIELFDAWDPNIFIKKLQSGNDLGLRMHNAFSEVFQKHSKVIIIGSDCPYLTSQHIEQANSILDTADCVIGPALDGGYYLLGLNSIHERLFQNKNWSSSTVLKDSLVDLKQLNLSYQLMESLEDVDSLEAWNRYQKRN; the protein is encoded by the coding sequence TTGTCTGGTCCCGCTGCTCTTATTGTATTTATTAAAAATCCTGTATTAGGCCGGGTTAAAACACGCATTGCTGCCACGGCTGGCGAGGTCCCAGCTTTACAAATCTACCAGCAGTTGCTTGAGATTACTCGGAAACAATGCGCGGACTATTTAGGTACAAAGTATTTATTCTACAGTGATTTTATCGAGCTGTTTGATGCCTGGGATCCCAATATTTTTATTAAAAAACTGCAAAGCGGAAACGATTTGGGTTTGCGCATGCATAATGCATTTAGTGAAGTATTTCAAAAGCATTCAAAAGTAATTATCATCGGCAGTGATTGTCCCTATCTGACAAGCCAACACATCGAACAAGCAAATTCAATATTGGATACTGCGGATTGTGTCATTGGTCCAGCTCTTGATGGCGGTTATTATTTACTTGGATTGAACAGCATACATGAACGTTTATTTCAAAATAAAAATTGGAGTAGTTCAACAGTACTGAAGGACAGTCTTGTCGATTTAAAACAACTTAATTTAAGCTATCAGTTGATGGAGTCATTAGAAGATGTTGATAGCCTGGAAGCATGGAACCGATACCAGAAAAGAAACTAA
- a CDS encoding DUF4293 domain-containing protein, producing MIQRIQSIYMFLAAICFAALWFPSMILLKTENPGDAYFSDAIFYANESMLIMIGSGVSALMALISIFLYKERGMQIILAAVSSLMHMLFCIGACFWSVFKYQKLAEFIPANGMYFSMAGIVLVWLAVRAIRRDQDLVKSMDRLR from the coding sequence ATGATTCAACGCATTCAAAGTATTTATATGTTTTTGGCAGCGATTTGTTTTGCTGCTTTGTGGTTTCCTTCCATGATTTTATTAAAAACAGAAAATCCGGGAGATGCCTATTTTTCAGACGCTATATTTTATGCCAATGAAAGTATGCTCATCATGATTGGTTCCGGTGTTTCGGCTCTAATGGCCCTGATTTCCATATTTCTTTACAAAGAACGAGGGATGCAAATCATTTTAGCAGCCGTTTCCAGTTTGATGCATATGCTATTTTGTATTGGCGCTTGTTTCTGGAGTGTTTTTAAATATCAGAAATTGGCTGAATTTATTCCTGCAAATGGAATGTATTTTAGTATGGCCGGCATCGTACTCGTCTGGTTGGCTGTAAGAGCCATCCGTCGGGATCAGGACCTGGTAAAATCTATGGATCGTCTGCGCTAA